One window from the genome of Aquificaceae bacterium encodes:
- a CDS encoding lipid-binding SYLF domain-containing protein: MKSLLLFLLIITLSFGTTKEDMDKLLEDSVAMLKELGKSKEDIPSDLLRRARGVVICPSMLRGAFIVGAGAGNCVVSYKDPKTGEWSAPAFYTLAQASIGFQLGVESVDLLLVIGTDRGMKSLLRNKVKLGADVSVAAGPVGRGASAGTDIALKADIYSYSRARGVFAGVSLQGAVLSFNSEGIRAYYGETLSPKEILFGKVRRPESAIRLSRTLTEIASGRD; this comes from the coding sequence ATGAAAAGCCTGCTTTTATTCTTACTTATTATCACCCTGTCCTTCGGGACCACAAAGGAGGACATGGATAAACTTTTAGAAGACTCCGTGGCCATGCTCAAAGAACTTGGAAAAAGCAAGGAAGATATACCTTCTGACCTTCTCAGGAGGGCAAGAGGGGTGGTTATCTGCCCCAGTATGTTAAGAGGTGCTTTTATAGTTGGGGCTGGTGCAGGAAATTGCGTGGTAAGTTATAAAGACCCGAAGACCGGAGAATGGAGTGCACCTGCCTTCTATACACTTGCTCAGGCATCCATAGGCTTTCAGTTAGGAGTTGAATCTGTTGACCTGCTGCTTGTAATAGGCACAGACAGAGGGATGAAAAGCCTTTTAAGAAACAAAGTTAAGCTGGGTGCAGACGTTTCTGTGGCAGCTGGACCAGTGGGCAGAGGAGCCTCAGCGGGAACGGACATTGCTCTCAAGGCAGACATATACTCCTACTCAAGGGCGAGGGGAGTATTTGCGGGTGTTTCACTGCAGGGTGCTGTGCTCAGCTTCAATAGCGAGGGAATCAGAGCCTACTACGGAGAGACACTGAGCCCAAAGGAAATACTGTTTGGGAAGGTGAGAAGGCCAGAGTCTGCAATAAGACTCTCACGCACCCTTACAGAAATAGCCTCCGGCAGGGATTAA
- the pheT gene encoding phenylalanine--tRNA ligase subunit beta, translating to MKFPFSWLSEFIDTEGLDPQRVAEELTLKSVEASLSRWDFDLDGVVFAKVVGKRPHPTKNLSVYRVKAGEELFFQVVSADHSLMVGDGVLLALPNAKVGSMCITERDFEGIISQGMLLSAEELGLEDSSRGVLVLDEDIKPGTSAYDLLGLGEYILEIEPTPNRGDLLSVKGLAREISAIMGVKKKKREYPEFEDSGNLDIRLESPDCRRYRGAVIEGLRVKPSPLWLRRRLWQCGIKTINNVVDITNYVMLLEGQPLHAFDLKRVNFPVVVRDAVEGESITTLMGSERELSPVNLLIADTDGPLALAGVVGGLESGVKEDTESILLESAYFDPYRIRKSAKSLNLQTDSSYRFERNVDIEGVKTAQNLAIKLVLELAGERLTALKDVYPEPYQPKRVFLSLEKFRRYSGRDFDRNFVSEALTALEIPHQVMRCGVEVHIPPHRSFDMQGDVDVIEELLRIGGYSEVGSPILREPSRPSQVESLEERLRSLMVSRGFTEVITFSFEDSELYELLSLPLPKVELVNPLNKTQRYMRTSLLPSLLRVCINNTRNYNYSMAIFELGKVFLEEEEPRLGFLMTGYRRLFPEEEYSPYDGLSLVQDVLRNYSENFTSEASALPFLHPGIQRVFYAGGREVGYFGLLSPALQDRLGIRHRVMVGEIRLSLLKERIRTYKPFAQYPPVLRDLTLLMDKGVSLDKLIFHIREKELVEDMKVFSLYTDPKFGEGKKSVSFRLVFRSREGTLSDQQVNRLVEEIVAELEEKFGAKLR from the coding sequence ATGAAATTTCCCTTCTCCTGGCTTTCAGAATTTATAGATACGGAAGGTCTTGACCCACAGAGAGTTGCGGAAGAGCTCACTCTCAAGAGCGTTGAAGCTTCTCTAAGCAGGTGGGATTTTGACCTTGATGGTGTGGTCTTTGCAAAGGTGGTGGGAAAGAGGCCCCATCCCACAAAAAATCTCAGCGTTTACAGGGTTAAGGCGGGTGAAGAGCTTTTTTTTCAGGTAGTGTCTGCAGACCATTCACTAATGGTGGGCGATGGTGTGCTTCTTGCACTTCCCAACGCAAAGGTTGGAAGCATGTGCATAACAGAAAGGGACTTTGAGGGTATTATCTCACAGGGTATGCTTTTATCCGCAGAAGAGCTTGGGCTTGAGGATAGTTCCAGAGGTGTGCTGGTGCTTGATGAAGACATAAAGCCAGGCACTTCAGCTTATGACCTTCTTGGCCTTGGGGAATACATCCTTGAGATAGAACCAACTCCCAACAGGGGAGACCTGCTCTCTGTAAAGGGTCTTGCCAGAGAAATATCCGCCATAATGGGTGTTAAAAAGAAGAAAAGAGAATACCCAGAATTTGAGGATTCTGGAAACCTTGACATAAGGCTTGAATCTCCGGACTGCAGAAGATACAGGGGTGCAGTCATAGAGGGTCTGAGAGTAAAACCCTCACCCCTCTGGCTCAGAAGGAGGCTCTGGCAGTGCGGTATAAAGACCATAAACAATGTGGTGGACATCACCAACTATGTAATGCTTCTGGAAGGTCAGCCCCTGCATGCCTTTGACCTGAAAAGAGTGAACTTCCCAGTAGTTGTCAGGGATGCGGTGGAGGGAGAGAGTATAACTACCCTCATGGGAAGCGAGAGGGAGCTGAGCCCTGTAAACCTTCTCATAGCGGACACAGATGGGCCCCTTGCCCTTGCGGGCGTGGTGGGAGGGCTGGAAAGTGGCGTGAAGGAGGACACAGAAAGCATACTCCTTGAGTCCGCCTACTTTGACCCATACAGAATAAGAAAGTCCGCAAAGTCTCTGAACCTTCAGACGGATAGCTCCTACAGGTTTGAAAGAAACGTGGACATAGAAGGAGTAAAGACCGCCCAGAACCTTGCCATAAAGCTGGTTCTTGAGCTGGCAGGTGAAAGGCTTACAGCCCTGAAGGATGTCTATCCAGAGCCCTACCAACCCAAAAGGGTCTTTCTGAGTCTTGAAAAGTTCAGAAGATACTCAGGAAGAGACTTTGACAGAAATTTTGTCTCAGAGGCTCTCACAGCCCTTGAAATACCCCATCAGGTAATGAGGTGTGGTGTGGAGGTTCATATTCCGCCTCACAGGAGCTTTGACATGCAGGGTGATGTGGATGTGATAGAGGAGCTTCTCAGGATAGGGGGCTACTCGGAAGTGGGGTCTCCCATCCTCAGGGAGCCCTCAAGACCTTCACAGGTGGAAAGTCTGGAGGAAAGGCTGAGGAGCCTTATGGTGAGCAGAGGCTTTACCGAGGTGATAACCTTCTCCTTTGAGGACTCTGAACTTTACGAACTTCTATCACTTCCACTGCCAAAGGTGGAGCTTGTCAACCCCCTAAACAAAACCCAGAGGTATATGAGAACCTCCCTTCTACCATCCCTTCTGAGAGTGTGTATTAATAATACAAGAAATTACAACTACAGCATGGCTATCTTTGAACTCGGAAAGGTTTTTCTTGAGGAGGAAGAGCCGAGGCTCGGATTTCTCATGACTGGCTACAGGAGGCTTTTTCCAGAGGAAGAATACAGCCCTTATGATGGACTGAGCCTTGTTCAGGACGTTCTCAGGAACTACTCAGAAAACTTCACCTCTGAGGCTTCTGCTCTACCTTTCCTTCACCCCGGCATTCAGAGGGTTTTCTATGCAGGCGGAAGGGAGGTTGGATACTTTGGTCTTCTTAGCCCTGCTCTTCAGGACAGGCTGGGTATAAGACACAGGGTTATGGTGGGTGAGATAAGGCTAAGTCTTCTTAAAGAGAGAATAAGAACCTATAAACCCTTTGCCCAGTATCCACCCGTGCTGAGGGACCTCACCCTACTTATGGACAAAGGGGTGAGTCTGGATAAATTAATATTCCATATCAGGGAAAAAGAGCTGGTGGAAGACATGAAGGTTTTTAGCCTTTATACAGACCCGAAGTTTGGGGAAGGCAAGAAGAGCGTTAGCTTCAGGCTGGTGTTTAGAAGCAGAGAAGGCACCCTTTCAGACCAGCAGGTTAACAGGCTCGTAGAAGAAATAGTAGCTGAGCTGGAAGAGAAGTTTGGGGCAAAGCTGAGATAG
- a CDS encoding 5-formyltetrahydrofolate cyclo-ligase translates to MKVADKRNIRKKFIHKREALTEEERRRLSEGVVRNLLSLEQLREAKTVLMFCPHRGEPDITLLFSWVIREGKSLLLPKVEGDGLKLIRVEEGVDLSPGAFCIPEPSGGEEVNPEEVDVSLVPGVAFDREGYRIGYGKGYYDRLLERLGGLKVGVCYQFQLLEEVPRDDWDMPVDLVVTEEKIYQGGKEI, encoded by the coding sequence ATGAAGGTAGCTGACAAAAGGAATATAAGAAAGAAGTTCATACATAAGAGGGAAGCACTCACAGAGGAAGAGAGGAGAAGGCTATCAGAAGGTGTAGTCAGAAACCTGCTGAGCCTTGAGCAGTTGAGGGAGGCAAAGACAGTTCTTATGTTCTGCCCTCACAGGGGGGAGCCTGACATAACACTTCTCTTCTCCTGGGTGATAAGAGAAGGAAAATCCCTTCTTCTTCCAAAGGTAGAAGGGGATGGACTAAAGCTCATAAGAGTTGAGGAAGGTGTGGACCTGAGCCCGGGTGCCTTCTGCATACCTGAGCCCTCTGGGGGTGAGGAGGTAAACCCTGAAGAGGTGGATGTTTCTCTGGTGCCTGGTGTGGCCTTTGACAGGGAGGGATACCGCATAGGTTATGGGAAGGGATACTATGACAGGCTCTTAGAGAGGCTTGGGGGGCTAAAGGTGGGAGTGTGCTATCAATTTCAGCTTCTGGAGGAGGTGCCAAGGGATGACTGGGACATGCCTGTTGACCTTGTGGTCACGGAGGAAAAAATCTATCAAGGAGGTAAGGAAATATGA
- the rny gene encoding ribonuclease Y — protein sequence MSVEVLLIVSFLALVIGGLVGFILSKRSGRAPTQIEAATDVEEKKREAEQVISRAREEAQEILKKAQEEVRELRLSSEREAEKIVRLAQEEADRLRATLKEETEKIRKELEKKSREMEEYLAERKQEIQKLEQSLQHREANLERRVQALERREEELYRREKEIREMERHIDQAQREVQARLKELEEREREVESLRHREILELQRIASMTLEEARTELLKRVEEEARVEAIRVMKRIEEEARERAEFEAKKVITTAVQRLSSEIAINYTTTTVELPSNEFKGRIIGREGRNIRTFELLTGVDLIIDDTPDIVTISSFDPMRRELAKDALERLIQDGRIHPARIEEVVAEVKKEMDEKVRKMGEETCMELGLYDVNPGLYYYIGKLYYRTSYSQNVLLHSKEVAYIAGMMAEELGLDAKMARRAGLLHDVGKSISHELGGSHTDIGIELCKRYGEPDPVLNAIKAHHNEEPVRYPEVALVCAADALSAARPGARRESLEAYLKRLEKLEEIVRSFKGVQNAYAVQAGREVRVIVSPEEISDEEAYMLSKNIARKIEEEMQFPGQIKVVVIRETRHVEYAK from the coding sequence ATGAGCGTGGAAGTGCTTCTTATTGTGAGTTTTTTGGCGCTGGTCATCGGGGGGCTTGTGGGTTTTATACTTTCAAAGAGGAGTGGAAGGGCACCCACTCAGATAGAGGCAGCCACGGATGTGGAAGAAAAAAAGAGAGAAGCAGAGCAGGTAATCTCCAGAGCCAGAGAAGAGGCTCAGGAAATACTTAAGAAGGCTCAGGAAGAGGTGAGAGAACTGAGGCTCAGCTCGGAAAGAGAGGCGGAGAAGATAGTCAGGCTTGCCCAGGAAGAGGCGGACAGGCTCAGAGCTACCCTTAAGGAAGAAACGGAAAAGATAAGAAAGGAGCTTGAGAAGAAGAGCAGGGAAATGGAGGAATACCTTGCAGAGAGGAAGCAGGAGATTCAGAAGCTGGAGCAGTCTCTCCAGCACCGTGAGGCAAACCTGGAAAGAAGGGTTCAGGCACTTGAAAGGCGCGAGGAGGAGCTTTACAGGAGGGAAAAAGAAATAAGGGAGATGGAAAGGCACATAGACCAGGCTCAGAGAGAAGTGCAGGCGAGACTCAAAGAGCTTGAAGAAAGAGAAAGAGAGGTAGAATCCCTCAGGCACAGAGAAATTCTTGAACTTCAGAGGATAGCCAGCATGACCCTTGAGGAGGCCAGAACAGAGCTCTTAAAGAGAGTAGAGGAGGAGGCAAGGGTGGAAGCCATAAGGGTTATGAAGCGTATAGAAGAAGAGGCAAGGGAAAGGGCAGAGTTTGAGGCAAAAAAGGTTATAACCACCGCAGTTCAGAGGCTCTCCTCTGAGATTGCCATAAACTACACCACGACCACCGTGGAACTTCCCAGCAACGAGTTCAAGGGAAGGATAATTGGGAGAGAAGGGAGAAACATAAGAACCTTTGAACTTCTCACTGGTGTTGACCTTATCATTGATGACACACCAGACATAGTCACTATTTCCTCCTTCGACCCAATGAGAAGAGAGCTTGCAAAGGATGCCCTTGAAAGGCTTATACAGGACGGAAGGATTCATCCTGCAAGGATAGAAGAGGTGGTTGCCGAGGTCAAAAAGGAAATGGACGAAAAGGTCAGAAAGATGGGAGAAGAGACCTGCATGGAACTGGGTCTTTATGATGTAAACCCGGGACTTTACTACTACATAGGCAAGCTCTACTACAGAACAAGCTACTCTCAGAACGTGCTTTTACACTCTAAAGAGGTTGCCTACATAGCGGGCATGATGGCAGAGGAGCTTGGGCTTGATGCCAAAATGGCAAGAAGGGCAGGACTTTTGCACGATGTGGGCAAGTCCATATCCCACGAACTTGGAGGCTCGCACACGGACATAGGCATTGAGCTCTGCAAACGCTACGGAGAGCCAGACCCGGTTCTCAACGCCATAAAGGCTCACCACAACGAGGAACCCGTCCGATACCCTGAGGTTGCCCTCGTGTGCGCCGCAGATGCCCTTTCTGCCGCAAGACCTGGAGCAAGAAGAGAAAGCCTTGAAGCCTACCTCAAGAGACTTGAGAAACTGGAAGAAATAGTCAGGTCCTTCAAGGGTGTGCAGAACGCCTATGCAGTGCAGGCAGGAAGGGAAGTAAGGGTTATAGTAAGTCCAGAGGAGATAAGCGACGAGGAAGCCTATATGCTCTCCAAGAACATAGCCAGAAAGATAGAGGAGGAGATGCAGTTTCCCGGTCAGATAAAGGTGGTGGTCATAAGAGAAACAAGGCACGTGGAATACGCCAAGTAA
- the mutS gene encoding DNA mismatch repair protein MutS: MSRGGAREFILKFSPRELLIPESLNFEIRELELFRSAVAEEYFYEGLKMLLEDMNIFSAKGLGFEREEELLPFGGLYLYLKQTQKSFFPFVGRPKPYTDEGYVRIDYRTCRGLELLESYEGSEKYSLFGVLNKTLTGMGRRRLRFHIMHPFREISSIERVQDAVEELTRNRRLLEQLRESLKNMPDLERLISRISGGLSTPRDIVQIKRALESTERIKRSLEDVTVEVLREVYDGLLELSDLREDIERTLVDDPPLHVREGGLIREGVDPQLDQLRYYRDNAQKLIDGYEAKLRKETGIQSLKIGFNRVMGYYVEVTKPNLRYVPPYFRRRQTLSNAERFTTDYLQELEEKILSAQSKINSLEYELFMSLRERILRRLEELAHNARLTGWLDYLQSLAAVAIEKGWVRPQIVEEKVLHIEEGRHPVIEEFVKTYSPNSTHMDEENFLFIITGPNMAGKSSYIRQTALLTLMAHMGSFLPCKSAKIGIVSSIHARIGSGDILALGVSTFMNEMLEVSSILNNADSRSLIVLDEVGRGTSTYDGIAISRAIVEYILEHIRARTLVATHFLELTEINRKGIRNYHMAVSKDGEDINFLYVLRPGRAEGSFGIRVAKKAGLPEEVVKRAKEVLAELTTSKTLPVLEKVYQESLREEERALLEELLQLDLVHLTPLQALMKLAELKEKLLCLRKSRS, from the coding sequence TTGAGCAGGGGGGGAGCAAGGGAGTTTATTCTCAAGTTCTCCCCCAGAGAGCTCTTGATTCCAGAAAGTCTGAATTTTGAAATCAGGGAGCTGGAGCTTTTCAGAAGCGCTGTGGCAGAAGAATACTTTTATGAAGGTCTAAAGATGCTCCTTGAAGATATGAACATATTCAGCGCAAAAGGCCTTGGCTTTGAAAGAGAGGAAGAGCTGTTGCCCTTTGGTGGACTCTATCTATACCTCAAACAGACCCAGAAATCTTTCTTTCCCTTTGTGGGAAGACCAAAGCCTTATACGGACGAGGGTTATGTAAGGATAGACTATAGAACTTGCAGAGGTCTGGAGCTTCTAGAGTCTTACGAGGGCTCAGAAAAGTATTCTCTCTTTGGGGTTTTGAACAAAACCCTTACTGGTATGGGAAGAAGAAGGCTGAGGTTTCATATAATGCACCCCTTCAGGGAAATAAGTTCAATTGAGAGGGTTCAGGATGCTGTAGAAGAGCTAACAAGAAACAGAAGGCTTTTAGAGCAGTTGAGGGAGAGCCTCAAAAACATGCCAGACCTTGAAAGGCTCATAAGCAGGATTAGCGGGGGGCTTTCAACACCGAGGGACATAGTGCAGATAAAGAGGGCGCTGGAGTCTACAGAAAGGATTAAAAGAAGTCTTGAAGATGTGACTGTAGAGGTTCTGAGGGAGGTCTATGATGGTCTTCTGGAGCTTTCTGACCTGAGAGAAGACATAGAGAGAACTCTAGTGGATGACCCCCCTCTGCATGTGAGAGAGGGAGGTCTTATAAGAGAAGGCGTGGACCCACAGCTGGACCAGCTCCGCTATTATAGGGACAACGCCCAGAAACTCATAGATGGGTATGAGGCAAAGCTAAGAAAGGAAACAGGCATTCAGAGCCTCAAAATTGGCTTTAACCGGGTAATGGGCTATTATGTGGAGGTGACAAAGCCCAATCTCAGGTATGTGCCTCCTTACTTCCGCAGGCGTCAGACCCTCTCAAACGCAGAAAGGTTTACCACCGATTACCTTCAAGAGCTTGAGGAAAAAATACTCTCTGCCCAGAGCAAGATAAACAGCCTTGAGTATGAGCTTTTTATGTCTCTGAGAGAAAGAATTCTTAGAAGGCTGGAAGAGCTTGCCCATAACGCAAGACTTACAGGCTGGCTTGACTATCTTCAGTCTCTTGCCGCCGTGGCTATAGAGAAGGGATGGGTAAGACCGCAGATAGTGGAGGAAAAGGTCCTACACATAGAGGAGGGAAGACATCCCGTAATTGAGGAGTTTGTAAAGACATACTCCCCCAATTCCACCCATATGGACGAGGAGAACTTTCTTTTCATCATAACCGGTCCCAACATGGCGGGAAAGTCCAGCTACATAAGGCAGACCGCACTGCTCACCCTCATGGCACACATGGGCTCTTTCCTTCCCTGTAAGTCTGCAAAAATCGGAATTGTGTCCTCAATCCATGCCCGCATAGGCTCTGGAGATATCCTTGCCCTTGGAGTATCCACCTTTATGAATGAAATGCTGGAAGTATCCAGTATACTCAACAACGCAGATAGCAGGAGCCTCATAGTGCTTGACGAGGTGGGAAGGGGAACATCCACCTATGATGGCATTGCCATAAGCAGAGCTATAGTGGAATACATACTGGAGCATATAAGGGCACGGACCCTGGTGGCAACACACTTTTTAGAGCTTACGGAGATAAACAGAAAAGGTATCAGAAACTACCACATGGCGGTAAGCAAAGATGGTGAAGACATAAACTTTCTTTATGTCCTTAGACCAGGGAGGGCTGAAGGGAGCTTCGGCATAAGGGTTGCAAAAAAGGCAGGACTGCCAGAAGAGGTTGTAAAAAGAGCCAAGGAGGTTCTTGCAGAGCTTACCACTTCAAAGACCCTTCCAGTTCTGGAGAAGGTCTATCAGGAAAGCCTAAGGGAGGAGGAAAGGGCACTACTTGAAGAATTACTCCAGCTTGACCTTGTCCATCTAACACCCCTTCAGGCACTTATGAAACTGGCAGAGTTGAAGGAAAAGCTTCTGTGCCTGAGAAAATCCAGGTCCTGA
- the carB gene encoding carbamoyl-phosphate synthase large subunit: MKKVLILGSGPNRIGQGIEFDYACVHAVFALREQGIKTIMLNCNPETVSTDYDTADALYFEPVVLENVLEVIRREKPDGVFLQFGGQTPLKLSLPLKNLGINILGTPPESIDMAEDRELFRRLIESLGIKQPPSGTARTNQEALRIAEELTFPVLVRPSYVLGGRAMRIVYDRDELLQYLEEAVSVSFERPILIDKYLSDSVEVDVDAIGDGEDYLIGAVMEHIEEAGVHSGDSAASIPPYTLSEEVVEEIKRQSKLISRALRVKGLVNLQFAVKEGEVYVLEVNPRASRTVPFVSKTIGYPLAKLSALVGVGKKLRELVPEVFERLQKGNAHFASDFMPSGKRIHSIKEVVFPWNRFPEEDPVLGPEMKSTGEVMGIAEDFGLAYYKAQLSAGSRLPLEGRVFLSVADRDKPKVVDLSRGFLELGFEVYATGGTYRFLRERGLDVKHVLKVSEGRPNVVDMIKNQEINLIINTPTGRKERSDAYHIRRSAVQYNIPYTTTVRGGYAMLEAIKSYIKHGGRLKVYALQDL, translated from the coding sequence ATGAAAAAGGTCCTCATTCTTGGCAGTGGTCCAAACAGAATAGGTCAGGGAATAGAGTTTGACTATGCCTGCGTGCATGCAGTCTTTGCCCTCAGAGAGCAGGGTATAAAAACCATCATGCTCAATTGCAACCCCGAGACAGTATCTACGGACTATGATACTGCAGATGCCCTCTACTTTGAGCCCGTTGTTCTTGAGAATGTGCTTGAGGTAATAAGAAGGGAAAAGCCCGATGGGGTGTTTTTGCAGTTTGGGGGTCAGACTCCCCTCAAACTTTCTCTGCCCCTGAAAAACCTTGGCATTAACATACTTGGCACACCACCAGAAAGCATAGACATGGCTGAAGACAGGGAGCTTTTCAGAAGGCTCATAGAAAGCCTGGGAATAAAACAGCCTCCCAGCGGAACAGCAAGGACAAATCAAGAGGCTCTGAGGATTGCAGAGGAACTCACCTTCCCCGTTCTTGTGAGGCCTTCCTATGTGCTGGGTGGAAGAGCCATGAGGATAGTTTACGACAGGGATGAGCTTCTGCAGTATCTTGAAGAGGCGGTGAGCGTCAGCTTTGAAAGACCCATACTCATAGACAAGTATCTTTCCGACAGCGTGGAGGTGGACGTGGACGCCATAGGGGATGGTGAGGATTACCTCATAGGTGCTGTAATGGAACACATAGAAGAGGCTGGCGTCCACTCAGGAGACAGCGCCGCAAGCATCCCACCCTACACCCTCTCTGAGGAGGTGGTGGAGGAGATAAAAAGACAGTCAAAACTTATATCCAGAGCCCTCCGTGTGAAGGGTCTTGTAAACCTTCAGTTTGCAGTCAAGGAGGGGGAAGTCTACGTGCTTGAGGTAAACCCCAGGGCTTCAAGGACGGTGCCCTTTGTGAGCAAGACCATAGGCTATCCTCTGGCGAAGCTCTCTGCCCTTGTAGGAGTTGGTAAGAAACTGAGAGAGCTTGTGCCTGAGGTTTTTGAAAGGCTCCAGAAGGGTAATGCGCACTTTGCCAGCGACTTCATGCCCTCAGGTAAGAGGATACACTCTATCAAAGAGGTGGTTTTCCCGTGGAACAGGTTTCCTGAGGAAGACCCTGTGCTTGGACCTGAGATGAAGAGCACGGGAGAGGTTATGGGCATAGCGGAGGATTTTGGACTGGCTTACTACAAGGCACAGCTATCAGCCGGTAGCAGGCTTCCACTTGAAGGCAGGGTCTTTCTAAGCGTGGCAGACAGAGATAAGCCAAAAGTGGTTGACCTTTCAAGGGGATTTCTTGAGCTGGGCTTTGAAGTTTACGCCACGGGAGGGACCTACAGGTTCCTGAGAGAAAGGGGACTGGATGTAAAGCATGTTCTGAAGGTTTCTGAGGGAAGGCCAAACGTGGTGGACATGATAAAAAACCAGGAGATAAACCTTATAATAAACACGCCAACTGGCAGGAAGGAAAGGAGCGATGCCTACCATATAAGAAGGTCTGCAGTGCAGTATAATATACCCTACACAACTACAGTGAGGGGGGGCTACGCCATGCTTGAGGCTATAAAGAGCTACATAAAACATGGAGGAAGGCTAAAGGTCTACGCCCTTCAGGACCTATGA
- a CDS encoding NTPase gives MKIVLTGEPGVGKTTLIKKLLKHLGDRAVGFWTEEVRDPQTRKRTGFKIVTTEGKSLLFASKTFTSKHLVGSYGVNVQRFESLAIPVLQKALSEDRIVVIDEVGKMELFSKTFVGLVRKLIHDPRKSMVITIPTRDVHPLVAEIRRLKGAVLMEVTKENRDALVENILNLLDIN, from the coding sequence ATGAAGATAGTCCTTACCGGAGAGCCCGGCGTGGGCAAAACTACTCTCATAAAGAAACTTCTCAAGCATCTGGGGGATAGAGCTGTGGGCTTCTGGACGGAGGAGGTGAGAGACCCGCAGACCAGAAAACGCACCGGCTTCAAAATAGTCACCACGGAGGGCAAAAGTCTGCTCTTTGCAAGCAAAACTTTTACCTCAAAGCACCTGGTTGGCTCTTATGGAGTAAACGTGCAGAGGTTTGAAAGCCTTGCAATCCCGGTGCTTCAGAAAGCCCTGAGTGAAGACAGGATAGTGGTCATAGACGAAGTGGGCAAGATGGAGCTTTTCTCAAAGACTTTTGTGGGGCTTGTGAGGAAGCTCATCCACGACCCCAGAAAGAGCATGGTGATAACCATACCCACAAGGGATGTTCATCCCCTTGTTGCAGAGATAAGAAGGTTAAAGGGCGCAGTCCTTATGGAGGTAACGAAAGAAAACAGAGATGCACTTGTGGAGAACATCCTGAACCTTCTTGACATAAACTGA
- a CDS encoding TIGR00730 family Rossman fold protein, which produces MNSEEIRLIEELKIKQGDTWRVLKIMSEFVQGFDGLSSVGPAITFFGSSRLPETDPYYKKAYRTAFMLGSLGFHIVTGGGPGIMEAANRGGKDAGTLSVGLNIQIPTEQVPNPYQNLSLNFDYFFVRKVMLLRYSTAYLIFPGGFGTLDELFEALTLIQTGKSPRFPIILFGSEYWKPLLDFMKNTMVSYGTIDQGDIGLISLCDSPEEAVELIIDEMLTLYRRLEREEPFNPVFERLRTILAGAGVLP; this is translated from the coding sequence ATGAACAGTGAAGAGATAAGGCTCATAGAAGAGCTCAAGATAAAACAGGGTGATACTTGGCGAGTGCTCAAGATAATGAGCGAGTTTGTCCAAGGTTTTGATGGGCTGTCTTCTGTGGGACCAGCCATAACCTTCTTTGGAAGCTCAAGGCTCCCTGAAACAGACCCCTACTATAAGAAGGCTTACAGGACTGCCTTCATGCTTGGAAGTCTTGGCTTTCACATAGTTACCGGTGGCGGTCCAGGCATAATGGAGGCCGCCAACAGAGGTGGGAAAGATGCAGGAACGCTTTCTGTTGGTCTGAATATCCAGATACCCACAGAGCAGGTGCCCAACCCCTATCAGAACCTTTCCCTGAACTTTGATTACTTCTTTGTCCGGAAGGTGATGCTTCTCAGATACTCCACCGCCTATCTCATATTCCCTGGAGGCTTTGGCACCCTGGATGAGCTTTTCGAAGCCCTGACGCTCATACAGACAGGCAAAAGCCCGAGATTCCCCATAATCCTCTTTGGCTCTGAATACTGGAAGCCCCTTCTGGACTTTATGAAAAACACAATGGTTTCTTATGGCACCATTGACCAGGGAGACATAGGCCTCATATCTCTGTGCGACAGCCCGGAGGAGGCTGTTGAGCTTATAATTGATGAGATGCTGACCCTTTACAGAAGGCTTGAAAGGGAGGAGCCCTTCAACCCAGTGTTTGAAAGGTTAAGAACCATACTGGCGGGGGCGGGTGTCCTACCATGA